From the genome of Pseudarthrobacter sp. NIBRBAC000502772:
CCGAACGCAAACGCCGCATCAGTGACTCTGGCGCTGGGGGCCCTCAAGGAAGCCATCTCCGCTGCCTAGCCACACTCTGTAGGCTCAGGGCCGCTTCCAGCCGTATTCGTTCTCTGGCCTGCCGGGCGTGCCGTAGCGGGGCGCCCGCGATACGCGGCCGGCGTCGGCGAGGTATTCGAGGTAGCGTCTGGCGGTGACGCGGGACATGCCCAGGGCGGCCATGACTTCCGTTGCTGAAACCGATTCCGAATGCTGTTTCAGGTACGCCTGGACCGAGTCGAGAGTGGAGACTGAGAGGCCCTTGGGGAGGGGCAGTTCCGACGGCGCCCGGAGGCTTGCGAAGGCCTGGTCCACCTCGCTCTGGGAGGCGCCGGTCCTGCCGGCACCGGCCTCCGGGGAAGCCAGTTGCTGCCGGAACAGCCTGTAGCTGGAGAGTTTGTCTTCGAACGTGGCAAACGTGAACGGCTTGATCAGGTACTGGACCACGCCGATGGCGACGGCGCTGCGGACAATCGCCACTTCCCTGACCGCGGTGATGGCAATGATGTCCGCCAGGATTCCTGCCGCACGCATCCGGCGGGCGATGTCCAGGCCATGCAGGTCCGGAAGGTTCATGTCGAGGAGGACCAGTTCCACCGGCTGGCCGGCTGCCGCCAGATCCGTCAGGAGCCTGAGCGCGGACTGGCCGTCAGGGGCCGTCCCGGCAACAGTGAACCCTGCCATCCTCCCCACGTAGGCCGCGTGCGCGGCCGAGGCCACCGGTTCGTCC
Proteins encoded in this window:
- a CDS encoding response regulator, with product MTDIRVLVVEDEPVASAAHAAYVGRMAGFTVAGTAPDGQSALRLLTDLAAAGQPVELVLLDMNLPDLHGLDIARRMRAAGILADIIAITAVREVAIVRSAVAIGVVQYLIKPFTFATFEDKLSSYRLFRQQLASPEAGAGRTGASQSEVDQAFASLRAPSELPLPKGLSVSTLDSVQAYLKQHSESVSATEVMAALGMSRVTARRYLEYLADAGRVSRAPRYGTPGRPENEYGWKRP